A window from Streptomyces sp. NBC_00271 encodes these proteins:
- a CDS encoding DUF1707 and FHA domain-containing protein, whose amino-acid sequence MTSSFEFHTYPARLSDAERDRALKALSDGVALGRLSHDTFVRRMELALAARRSDELAVLIADLPTEGRWSKLVFGTVEAVSGFTVRLRRAWQAERLPKLLLPHPGNNYPLRIGRDPASGLRLNHETVSRVHAELSRQGGLWVLRDLGSTNGTTVNGRRVISAAVVKEGDQISFGRMSFRLASS is encoded by the coding sequence GTGACGTCGTCTTTCGAGTTCCACACGTACCCCGCGCGGCTGTCCGACGCGGAGCGCGACCGGGCGCTGAAGGCGCTCAGTGACGGCGTCGCCCTCGGGCGCCTCTCGCACGACACGTTCGTCCGCCGGATGGAACTGGCGCTCGCCGCCCGCCGCTCCGACGAACTCGCCGTGCTCATCGCCGACCTGCCCACCGAGGGTCGCTGGTCGAAACTGGTGTTCGGCACCGTCGAGGCGGTCTCCGGCTTCACGGTACGGCTGCGCAGGGCCTGGCAGGCCGAGCGGCTCCCCAAACTGCTGCTGCCCCACCCGGGCAACAACTACCCCCTGCGGATCGGCCGCGACCCCGCGAGCGGACTGCGGCTCAACCACGAGACGGTCTCCCGCGTCCACGCCGAACTGAGCCGCCAGGGCGGTCTGTGGGTGCTGCGCGACCTCGGCTCGACCAACGGGACGACCGTCAACGGACGGCGGGTGATCAGCGCCGCCGTCGTCAAAGAAGGCGACCAGATCAGCTTCGGACGCATGTCCTTCCGCCTCGCGTCCTCCTGA
- a CDS encoding M14 family zinc carboxypeptidase, with protein MWRCALPPLLRYPTVDELGARAAALVARRPRDARLRRVGTSRAGTPLWLLSVGHGGRQALVVAGPHANEPVGGATALRLAERALADPRLREGADATWNLLLCLDPDGARRNEAWLSGPYTLGHYFRNFFRPGFLEQPEWLPEGAAGATLPETRALLDLQDELRPVFQCSLHGVDVGGAFVELTRELPGLAQRVAHTAARLGIPRELGPYDTLYWPRLGPAVYRIPPPHPGDLAAAITEAAVESTWFHPHRYGTVTAVVEAPMWGVAAVEDATRPADADAVLRSVSHTLRHDTRLLQGILGRIRPGLDTSPDAACLLAPIDDYLLVGPGLADSWDPDLHDAGARPLPPLDTARLTALRLAGRRVALRTAGLLHQLVTGSGRDPSGALPELDRLIDAWCADYREGCGARWIPVARQVEYQARVVIAAFELAARYAPVRSHSGEPGWGSQAALPMHRE; from the coding sequence TTGTGGAGGTGTGCCCTGCCGCCCCTCCTCCGCTACCCGACCGTGGACGAGCTGGGCGCCCGTGCGGCCGCGCTCGTCGCCCGTCGGCCGCGCGACGCCCGACTGCGCCGCGTGGGTACGTCACGGGCGGGCACCCCGCTGTGGCTGCTGTCCGTCGGACACGGCGGCCGCCAGGCCCTCGTCGTCGCCGGACCCCATGCCAACGAACCCGTGGGCGGTGCCACGGCCCTGCGCCTGGCCGAACGGGCGCTCGCCGACCCCCGGCTCCGCGAGGGCGCCGACGCCACCTGGAACCTGCTGCTCTGTCTCGACCCCGACGGCGCCCGCCGCAACGAGGCCTGGCTGTCCGGCCCCTACACCCTCGGCCACTACTTCCGGAACTTCTTTCGCCCCGGCTTCCTCGAACAGCCCGAGTGGCTGCCCGAGGGCGCGGCGGGCGCCACCCTCCCCGAGACCCGCGCCCTCCTCGACCTCCAGGACGAACTGCGGCCGGTCTTCCAGTGCTCCCTGCACGGCGTCGACGTCGGCGGCGCCTTCGTCGAGCTGACCCGCGAACTGCCCGGACTCGCCCAGCGCGTCGCCCACACCGCGGCCCGCCTCGGCATCCCGCGCGAACTCGGGCCCTACGACACCCTGTACTGGCCGAGGCTCGGCCCCGCCGTCTACCGCATCCCGCCGCCGCACCCCGGCGACCTGGCCGCCGCCATCACCGAGGCCGCCGTCGAGTCCACCTGGTTCCATCCGCACCGCTACGGCACCGTCACCGCCGTCGTCGAGGCCCCCATGTGGGGCGTGGCGGCCGTGGAGGACGCCACCCGGCCCGCCGACGCCGACGCCGTGCTGCGCTCCGTCAGCCACACGCTGCGCCACGACACACGGCTCCTGCAAGGCATCCTCGGGCGGATCCGCCCCGGCCTCGACACCTCCCCGGACGCGGCCTGCCTCCTCGCACCCATCGACGACTATTTACTCGTCGGCCCCGGTCTCGCGGACTCCTGGGACCCCGATCTGCACGACGCCGGCGCGCGCCCCCTGCCGCCGCTCGACACGGCCCGCCTGACCGCCCTGCGCCTCGCCGGACGCCGCGTCGCCCTGCGCACGGCCGGGCTGCTGCACCAGCTCGTGACCGGCTCCGGGCGCGACCCGAGCGGGGCGCTGCCGGAGCTCGACCGGTTGATCGACGCATGGTGCGCCGACTACCGCGAGGGCTGCGGGGCGCGCTGGATCCCGGTCGCCCGCCAGGTCGAGTACCAGGCGCGCGTGGTGATCGCCGCGTTCGAACTCGCCGCGCGGTACGCGCCCGTGCGCTCCCATTCGGGTGAGCCGGGGTGGGGTTCACAGGCCGCGCTGCCGATGCACCGGGAATGA
- a CDS encoding SSI family serine proteinase inhibitor produces the protein MTRNIHAVRNALLATVALLTLGATSAQATAHQAFPGNWLYLTLTTGDAHASSIHGTLLLCDPPQGLARAAEACAELATAGGDISRIPTRPDTICSMVYGPVTASARGEWEGRQVTYSHTFSNSCVMGAETGAVFALSG, from the coding sequence ATGACCAGAAACATCCACGCGGTACGCAACGCTCTCCTCGCGACCGTCGCCCTGCTCACCCTGGGCGCGACCTCGGCCCAGGCGACGGCCCACCAGGCGTTCCCCGGCAACTGGCTCTACCTCACCCTCACCACCGGCGACGCCCACGCCAGCAGCATCCACGGCACTCTCCTGCTCTGCGACCCGCCGCAGGGCCTCGCCCGCGCGGCCGAGGCCTGCGCCGAACTCGCCACCGCCGGGGGAGACATCTCCCGGATCCCGACCAGGCCCGACACCATCTGCTCGATGGTCTACGGCCCGGTCACCGCCTCCGCGCGCGGGGAGTGGGAGGGGCGGCAGGTGACGTACTCGCACACATTCTCGAACTCGTGTGTGATGGGGGCTGAGACGGGGGCGGTGTTTGCGTTGTCGGGCTGA
- a CDS encoding M14 family zinc carboxypeptidase, producing the protein MSLLPELRYPSVTEIVSSARTLAAHRPGLCALRQIGVSRAGRPLHLLSVGHAERAVLVVAGAHANEPTGGSTLQALAERVLHERELRADTSWHFLLCADPDGASLHVTPAPRSLFDYHLGFFRPAGPEQPEWSPSVLPPDRLPPETRALTRVIDELRPYLQVTLHGTDLGGSWVQLTKDIPGLAEPFAKSAAELHIPVETGASDAAGWPASGPGVHVMPAPGSDAAYPSMPDDARHSTWYHTHRYGGLTAVVEVPMWASDLVDDPAPHPAPDAAMRRLAHRLLRDALQVQTVLTEVLPRLPGPDGPLLRAAKWALELVPGLAHDWVRTPPPDPTMAYVGSVDAFGRRLPLRAAAMLLRVLQEADDRAAPRLERLVAAWSDAFAERFRARWVPLEHQVEHQSRTVVAAALHARDGAA; encoded by the coding sequence GTGAGTCTCCTGCCGGAGTTGCGCTACCCCAGTGTGACCGAAATCGTCTCGTCCGCTCGGACGTTGGCGGCTCACCGTCCCGGGCTGTGCGCCCTCAGACAGATCGGCGTCTCGCGCGCGGGCAGGCCCCTCCATCTGCTGTCCGTCGGTCACGCCGAGCGCGCGGTCCTCGTCGTGGCGGGCGCCCACGCGAACGAGCCGACCGGCGGTTCGACGCTCCAGGCCCTGGCCGAACGTGTACTGCACGAGCGGGAGTTGCGGGCCGACACCTCCTGGCACTTCCTCCTCTGCGCGGACCCGGACGGCGCGAGCCTCCATGTGACACCGGCCCCGCGCTCGCTGTTCGACTACCACCTCGGGTTCTTCCGTCCGGCGGGCCCCGAGCAGCCCGAGTGGTCGCCCTCCGTCCTGCCGCCCGACCGGCTGCCCCCGGAGACCCGCGCCCTCACCCGGGTCATCGACGAGCTGCGGCCCTACCTCCAAGTGACCCTGCACGGCACCGATCTCGGCGGCAGCTGGGTGCAGCTGACCAAGGACATCCCGGGCCTCGCCGAACCTTTCGCCAAGTCCGCGGCGGAACTGCACATCCCCGTGGAGACGGGCGCCTCCGACGCCGCCGGCTGGCCCGCTTCCGGACCCGGGGTGCACGTGATGCCGGCGCCGGGCTCGGACGCGGCGTACCCGAGCATGCCCGACGACGCCCGGCACAGTACCTGGTACCACACCCACCGGTACGGCGGTCTGACCGCGGTCGTCGAGGTGCCGATGTGGGCCAGCGACCTCGTGGACGACCCGGCGCCGCATCCCGCACCGGATGCGGCGATGCGACGCCTGGCACACCGGCTGCTGCGCGACGCGCTCCAGGTGCAGACGGTGCTCACGGAGGTCCTGCCGAGGCTCCCCGGCCCCGACGGGCCTCTCCTGCGCGCCGCGAAGTGGGCGCTGGAGCTGGTGCCGGGCCTGGCCCACGACTGGGTGCGGACGCCGCCTCCCGACCCGACGATGGCGTACGTCGGCAGTGTCGACGCGTTCGGGCGCCGGCTCCCTTTGCGGGCCGCCGCGATGCTGCTGCGGGTCCTCCAGGAGGCCGACGACCGGGCGGCGCCGCGCCTCGAGCGCCTGGTCGCCGCGTGGAGCGACGCCTTCGCCGAACGCTTCCGGGCCCGTTGGGTTCCCCTGGAGCACCAGGTCGAGCACCAATCCCGCACGGTGGTCGCGGCGGCGCTGCATGCGCGGGACGGCGCGGCTTGA
- a CDS encoding cytochrome P450, producing the protein MLCPHGLPAEGASRAPIATVAPVAPVAPVAPVAPVAPVTPLATATRPPVVRRLPDPPSLLTPGIERDPYPLYRTLRQRFPLVYDRPFGAWLVSRYADVRAALADPRLVAAPPGRTLAHLEGGTHSAHRALVSPAFRGHALTALTAGVERTAYVLARRLADRQEADLVAEFCHWLPTAAAVAALGLPYEDTARVHAWCRTGLDHLGGHHPELDAFLLPYIARRRAHPGDDLLSALCTARADGRPLSDEAVAGIAGTLLGAGGEATAHALASFLANLLDHPGQLALVRARPELTGGAWAESLRRDPPLHIVLRRAVEPVGAVPAGATVACLLGAAGRDPARFADPDRYDVFRPDPGQLAYGSGRHFCPGALLARLTAEHGLRALFAALPELRRSPGFHPVADGLISRSPRSLLVRLR; encoded by the coding sequence GTGTTGTGTCCTCATGGCCTTCCCGCAGAAGGCGCGTCGAGAGCGCCCATCGCTACGGTCGCCCCCGTCGCCCCCGTCGCCCCCGTCGCCCCCGTCGCCCCCGTCGCCCCCGTCACACCGCTCGCGACCGCGACACGACCGCCCGTCGTACGACGGCTGCCCGACCCCCCGAGCCTGCTCACCCCCGGCATCGAACGCGACCCGTACCCCCTGTACCGCACCCTGCGCCAGAGGTTCCCGCTCGTGTACGACCGGCCGTTCGGCGCGTGGCTGGTCAGCCGGTACGCCGATGTACGCGCCGCCCTCGCCGACCCCCGGCTCGTCGCCGCGCCGCCCGGACGCACCCTGGCCCACCTGGAGGGCGGCACGCACAGCGCACACCGGGCGCTCGTCTCACCGGCGTTCCGCGGACACGCCCTGACCGCGCTGACCGCTGGCGTCGAACGGACGGCGTACGTCCTCGCCCGCCGCCTCGCCGACCGCCAGGAGGCCGACCTCGTCGCCGAGTTCTGCCACTGGCTGCCCACCGCGGCGGCCGTCGCCGCGCTCGGGCTGCCGTACGAGGACACCGCGCGCGTGCACGCCTGGTGCCGCACCGGCCTCGACCACCTCGGCGGCCACCACCCCGAGCTCGACGCCTTCCTGCTCCCGTACATCGCCCGTCGGCGCGCCCATCCGGGCGACGATCTGCTCTCGGCGCTGTGCACGGCGCGGGCGGACGGGCGCCCGCTGTCCGACGAGGCCGTGGCGGGGATCGCCGGGACGCTCCTCGGCGCGGGCGGCGAGGCGACCGCGCACGCGCTGGCGTCGTTCCTCGCCAACCTCCTCGACCACCCCGGCCAGCTGGCGCTGGTCCGCGCCCGCCCCGAGCTGACGGGCGGGGCCTGGGCCGAGTCGCTGCGCCGCGATCCCCCGCTGCACATCGTGCTGCGCCGGGCCGTCGAGCCGGTCGGCGCGGTACCCGCGGGCGCCACCGTGGCGTGTCTGCTGGGCGCCGCGGGCCGCGACCCGGCCCGGTTCGCCGACCCGGACCGCTACGACGTCTTCCGGCCCGACCCCGGGCAGCTCGCGTACGGCTCCGGACGGCACTTCTGCCCCGGCGCGCTGCTCGCCCGGCTCACCGCGGAACACGGCCTGCGCGCCCTGTTCGCCGCCCTCCCGGAGCTGCGCAGGTCCCCGGGCTTCCACCCCGTCGCGGACGGCCTGATCAGCCGCTCTCCCCGGAGCCTGCTGGTCCGTCTGCGCTGA